The sequence below is a genomic window from Paenibacillus silvisoli.
TTAACGTGTTCGGGTGTCGCACGTTTCTCTGCAAAGTGTCATTTCAGCATGAAGGCGTTTCCCACCTTCGACTAAATTCCGTTGCCACCGGCAGTGCAGAGAGGCTTTCTCGGGGTTGAAGCGGTGCCCGACTGGGTTCCCTTCTTTTCCCTCACTGTGGGAACTCTCGCTACGCTTTAAGCGTTTCAGGCGCGTTAAGCCTTCGTCAGGCGAGATGATGAAATGTGAGGACAGACCTACCAGTTCATTCGGGCTCGGGTAGGCAACGCTTCAACCCCGAGAATGCGAAAAGCCGGGAGAGAACTTTCACCGCCTACAGGGGTTATCGCGTTTACGCGACTCGGTGTCTCTCTCGACTTCCACATTTACATCCTAACACGGGTAAATCCTAATGACTCACAGCGAAATCACAACTTTTTCACAATATTTTCCGATTAAAATCACAATTCCTTTACAGCTTCCCAAGCGGCGCGCCCATCTTCATATCCAATCAAATAAGTTTCTTCATTACTTTTCGAACCTTCTTGGTCAAATCCATTCACAAATCCCGTTGCATATTCCTCACCAAACTTATTAATTGCGCTTCTATTTGCGCACCATCTGTCTTTTATGCCTTTTTCCGCTGTGTACAAGACTCCGAGTCCGCATGCACATTGGGTTAAACCATCTAAGTAATAAAAATCGCCTTGATGTGGTTTTAATCCCGTTCTTGAATATGCTTCTTTCACCATTTCAACCGTAATCCTTTTCATACCCTTCATTTCCCCTTCTCCACCGCAATGTCTAGCGCAAGCGCCAGCTGATAAAACGCATTTCTCCGCAGCTTATTGTACGTGCCCCAACTAATCGGAGGCGCGAACACATGGTTGTAAACCGTAAAATCCATCACATATGCACTTTGCATATAGCGCGATTCGATTAGAAGCCGTTCCTTCGGATGCAGGCGCTTGACGATCCGCTCTATGCGTTCGCAGTAGGCCCGGCGATGTGCCGGACCATCCACGTTATGAATCGCAATCTGCGCCGTCTGATCGGTCGTGGTGCCCGTGTAACTGCGCGGCATATCCGAATAGCCTGCTGTGGTTGATGCCTCTTTCTCGTCGAATGTGACCGTCTTATACACTCTGTATTTATCTAGCGCTGCTTCAACCGCTGCCTGTGTCTTCTTCCGATCCAATTCCGGCAGAGTGAACAATTCACCTTGAACCACGCTATCGCCTCGCAATCATAATTAAACTCACGAACATAACCGCCATAACGCCTGCTGAGTACGCGACAGGCAACCAGAACAATGCAATAAGGAGTAGTGCCCACACGATCACACAGAAGAGTAAAGCGCCGATTAAACCCCAATTTAACCGCATGTGCCTTCCCCCTTGACCGGTATCAACCCGAGACTCACGCGGATAGCGTGATTGACCTTTACCATCGTGTCAGCCGATACGTTGCAAACCTTGTGCTTAAGTAATGTTTTATCGATGGTGCGGATTTGCTCCATAAGCGCGACAGAATCCTTCTCAATGCCTTCCGCCTTCGATATAGCAACATGAGTCGGCATATACTTCTTTCGGTTGTCCGTCAGCGCTGCAACTATAACCGTAGGAGAAAAATGATTGCCCACATCGTTCTGCAAGATAATGACCGGCCTGACTCCCCGCTGTTCACATCCGTTTGGTGCGCCTAGATCGGCAACCCATATTTCGCCGCGCTTGATTTCCATTGTTTAGCCCTCCGCTTCAATGATTTCATCGATTGTAAGCTGGTTTTCTTCTTCCCATTCGTCTATGTCAGGCGGTTCAAACGGTAGCTTTTCTTTCTCCATCTCACACACCGTTTTGGTTACTTTTGTACTCAATGCCTAGAAAATTACACAGCCGTTCTTTGAAATTATTGTCTGACCAATTATCCTCGCCCCATGTTCCTTTCATTAGCCTGTTTTCTAATTCAGCTAGCGAGACAATCTCAGGTGCCCACTGGCCTTCTAAACCATAGCAAGAGCAATGACTACCATTCACTTCCCAAAGCCTTCCGTTTTGCTCATAAAGCACCCAAGCATCCCCGCTGTAATTTGCGTAGCCGTATGACGCGAACAAAATATTGATGTCTTCCCACTTTTGGATGGCTTTTTTCATTCTCTCTTTTCTGGCCTCCCACACCTCTACATTGCGGTAAGGAGTTTCCGTTGCTTCGTATTCCTCTTTAGTCATGTGAATCTCGTCAAAGTCACTAATAAGGCCGAATTTATCAGTCCAATCATTCATGTAGACTGCTTCTTGATTGATGATCTCCTGCATTGATTTCATCTTCACCGCACCTCTCAAATCTTGATTTCATCCCCGCAGCCTCTACACTTCCGTAGCAGTTCACCTTGCACAAAACTCAGCTTAAATTTGCACCCGGCACACTTCCGGCAGTACCCCGGCTGTTCGTTCAGAGGTACTACCGGCTTCTTTACTTCCTTCTTAGGCTTCTGCATACGCTGCCGCCATGTATTTCACAAGCTTTTCCCGTGCCCTTGAAAGCCGATTTCCTGCGCCCTGCTTCGTCGTGCCGATCCTGTCGCCCATCTCTTGATATTCCATCCCTTCAAACACCCGCATCCTCACCACTTCGGCCTGCTGTGGCGTGATATGGCTTAGAAAATCGTTAACGATGGCGGTCGAGAAATCTTCCTCATGCGGCATCAGATTTGCGAAGGTATCGCCTTCCTTTTCTGATTCCAACTCATAGTCCATCGACACAGAGCGAACTTCAAGGAAGTGAAGGGCTTGTTCGATTGAATCTTTCGAACAATTAAACCGTTTGGCCAACTCTGCTATCGGCACTTCATGCAGCCCTAACCGCTGGATTTGGCTTGCCTTATCAACAACGTGATGTGGTACGCTGTACCCTTTGCGCCGGATATGACGCAGGATGTAGCCGCCAATATAACTACAGGCGTAAGTGGAAAACTTCGCTTCGCCTCTTGTCGGGTCAAACATCTGCGAAGCTTTTACAAGCCCCAAACAGCCCTCACCGTAAAGGTCATCATAATCAACAGCGTTATCACGTACCCGGTGTACGTACTTATGAGCCATCTTGTGAACCAGTTTGAGATTATTCAGTATGAGTGCTTCCCGATCCAGCTCACTCACCCCCATGCACCGCCTTAAAAGCGATGTGGTAGGCTTTCGCCGCGTCTGTGTACGCCGGTGCTGTTTCCGTAGCCCGCATGATGCGGAGAAGCGCTACCTCGTACTCACGCATCTTTCTTGCTTTGCAGACATTGCATTGGCAATCCTTCACCGCTGAACACCCCCATGATTTGATAAGTCGGCACATCCAATATCACTGCGAGTTGAAACGCAAGATCATAAGAGGGAACCCGCCTGCCATGTTCGATGTCGAGTATGTAATTCTTGTGGCAGCCCACGAGCCTTGCTAGTTCCCCTTGCGACCATCTCCGCGCCTTCCGTATTGCCCGAAGCCCTTGCGCCTTCATCGAATGCTTATAGCAGCGTGTAATGACTGCCAGTAGCCCGACATAGGGACCGGTGCTGCTGTAACTCCCGTGCGCTTATCTTCGCGGTGCGGACTTACAGACCAGGCAACGCGGTGCTTACTGTCGATAATTCCCACGATTTCACCCGGTTCGTTCGGCTTGTCTTCTCTTGCCACAATCGGCGCGTACTTGTTCATTTCAAAAGCAAATGCCATTCTCATAACACCTCACTTGGGATAATGGGCCTTTTCGGTTTGTTTCAACTTGCCATACTGCTTTGACTTGCGCCGCATGATTTCAGCCAACGCGTTGATCTTGTCCGAGAAAGAGGCGTGTTCATCGTCGAATGCAATCACGTTTAATTCACGCTCTTTTGCTACTTTCCAATTCATATACGGTACCTCCGTACGGTATTAAATTGCGTATAAATTCGCCTTGAAAGGGTTAAACTTGTACTAAATCCGGCACCTCGTCCATATATATAAGGATATAAGGCCGCTTGCTTATTCCGCCCTGGCAGACGGTCAATGAAAGAATGTGGTCGAAGTTGTCTCTCGGCAGTATCCCGGCATCCACTAACCCATCATTGATGAATTTCGCGCAGCATGCATAGTTGTCTGCATCGTGTTCGCGCCGGTCCTTGAACCAAAACTCATACCGCTGATGAATCCGCGTCATTGGCTGTATGTCCTGCTCTTGTACGAGCTGCTTCACGATTGCCGCCCAACGCTTCTTTTCCTTGTCGAGCACATGGTAGTGCATGTTGCGGTACTTGTTGAGGTTCGGCGGCATCCCGTCAATTCGAAGTATCTGCATCAGTTAAATCGCTTTCTTTCACGAATACACCGTTGATCATCTTTCCTTTGCGGTCTTTGATTTCGTTGTAAGCCCCATTTATGCACCACTCCATTTGAACGCCCAGTTGCTTACAAAGAATAGTCATTACAACGAACATGTCACCGACTGAATCAATGATCTTGTCTTCATCATCACGGGCCATTGCAGCGCACAATTCGCCGTATTCTTCACCCAGTTTTAGCATCTGTTTTACTGGGTCAGCCGTGTGCAAATTTCGGTCAACCGCCCAACCTTCGATTTTGCTTTTCAATACGTCTATCATGCTATTTCCTCCTTCGGCTGTAGCTGCTCTAATTCACTCGCTAACTTGTCAATCTTCCGCTGTGCCGCTGCAATCATCGCCGGGTCCGTCTGCTGCGCCTTGTACGCTTCGCCCTTCTCCACGCGGTCAAGTAGGATGTAATACTCTTTGTGCTTTAAAAAATGGATAAGGTCGCCGTAACTCTCGTCTAGTTCGTCCAGCGTGTAAGGCTCTCGACTCGATAGCATAGCCTTGATACCTTCGGGAAGACCGCTGCCCGCGATAATGATTTGATAATGCTCCATCAGAAATCCCTCTGTGGTCATGGATTGTAAATCATGTTCCTGGCCATCTGCGCTCGAAGTTCGAATTTTCCGCACCTCCCGTTACGGTTCTTTGCGATATTCACATCCATGATGTTCTTCCGCTCCGTATCAGGGTCATACTGTTCTTCCCGGCCTATCATGATAATCATGTCCGCGCTTGTTTCAATGCCTGTACTACCTGCGAGGTCAAAAGGGCTTGGAAGCTTGTATCCTCCTTGCATCGTTTCCCTGCGTACTTGCGATAAGAGGATGACGGCGACATCGTATTTCTGTGCCATTTTCCTGAGCTTCCGGCATATCCGCCCGATTGCGCTGCCCGTGTTATCATTTGCTTCCGCCTTTTCTGCAACGTCTTGGACATAATCGACCATGACATACTCGATATTTCGTTCCCGTTTCAACCTCCTAACCTCGTTCGCGATGTATTCCGCATCTACGCCGCGATTGTCATCAATGTAAATCGATTTGATGGCATCCATCTTTTCTTTGATGACACCCATCTGGTAGTCAGTAAGTGTGCCCGTTCTGAAATTGTCCTGATCGATCTGTGCAAGGTTTGATGCCATGCGGGTGATAAACTGCTCATTGCTCATTTCTAAGCTGAACACCGCGCCTCTGTGGCCTCTCTTGGTCAATCTCAGCGCCAACTCCGTTTCAAACGCTGTTTTACCGTGTGAGGTATAGCCGCCAATGATGATTAAGTCTTTACGCCGAATGCCATTCGTTAGCGCGTCGAACTGTCTCCATTCTGTCAGCATCCCCATTGCTAACTGTGGTTTCCCTTGGATGCTCTTTAGATGCTCATACCACGCCTCTACGCGCTGTTCGTGGTCCGCCGCGCCCTTTTCATAGTGCGCGTTCTGCAACTGGTCAAAATGGGCTTGCAACGCGTTTAAACGTTCCTCGGCCGGTACCTTGTCATCTGCCAGTGTTTTAGCGATGAACTTTAAACCACGGTCTAAATGGTTCTGCTTCATTGCGGCAATCAGCGGCTCTACTCTGCGAACGGATGCGAATCCCTGCATTAAGCTGCGAACGCGGCTTTTGTGGTCTTCTCCGACTGACTGCACCACATCCCGCCATTCCCATTCGCCTTGCGTATCGATTTCGAGCATGGCCTTCATGATCGGCGCGTCATCGTCGAACATTTTCGGTGTGAGTTGCCGCCGGTACTCGGATAAAACGCTTGGATTTTTAAGAAAAAGGGTTATAAGTTCTTCATGTGCTAACGGCCCCATATGCTCGGTTCAGCAACTCCTCTCGTTCAGCATCGATTTCCACTGTTGCCGTCTCAGGTGCCGATGGTTTTGTCGGTTTCTTCTTTTGATCGTCTGTGTACCATTTGCGAATGCTTGCATAAGCGCACCGCCTCTTGCGCTCTGCCGGTGGTCTTGTGGTAATCCAAACGTTGTACCGCTCCATGTAGTCATAGGCAGTTTCTTCGCCCATTAGATCAAAGAGTTTATCGTGTTGAGTCGCGGTCATTGCGACGTTATCCATGTATAATCTTTTTATCTCTTTATCTTTTTCTACTTCTAATTCTGTTGCGTTACACTGCGTTACTTTGTAACGATTTGTAACGTTACATAGCGTTACATAGCGGGATAACTTAGGATTATTGCGGATAAGTGCATGATCAACCATGTCCAGTTCCCTGTTTAAGAAGTTAATAAGGTGGTGATCGTTCTTTTTCCTATTGCAATCAATGCAGCAAGGAACTTTGTTGTCATCCACATCTAGTCCGCCTCTTGCTGTCGGTATGATGTGATCGAAACCAGTAGCTATCCCTCCGCAATATTGGCATGGTGCGCCTCCGCTTATTTCCAAGCGTTTCTTTTCTCGGTGTTTTGCAACACGCTTTGCGGTATCCAACCGGATTTTCTCCATACCATCTACGTTCTGATGCTTGTCCCAATTCGTAATGTGAAAAGGGCCGTCCTCGATGTTCACCATTTTCAGTTTGGTTAAGGTATCGAGTGCGAATTGCAGAAACACCGGCTGCCTGCGGAGCTTATTGCTTAGTAACTGTTCTGTATAAGGGATGCCGTCTGTTACCATGAGATAACCGCCAGCGTTAGATTGACCGGCGATAAGCAGCATTTGAAGCCAGGTAACAATGATTGCATCCCCATCCGGTAAACTGCGGATAAACTCGATTTTGTTATCCTCGAACATGTCAGCTGCTACTTTGATCCACTTAATGTCTGCCACTCTCTCACCTCCTGCGGAAAATCCGTTGCCACAATGTCGGTTTCTTCTGCAACAGTCTGATTACCAACTCCTGCAGATGGTCCGCCGACTTCTCTAGCCGCTCAATCGAATCTTCCTGCGCTTCAATGTGGCGCATGAGCAGCCAAACCGTTTTGCGGTCGTACTTCTGGATGGACGCCATAGAGAGTTGAAGCTGAATTGCGGTAATTTCCTTGCGGGATAGATTCATTTCAGTACCTCCGGGTCAAGCGATAATACTGCTTTGCAGAGGGCTAATGCGGGAATATCGTCTCTATATATCCGAAGTTGATCCCAAACACCCTCGTTTTGTCCAAAAATTGTGCAGTATGTCGTGTTGGGACGTGTGTCGATTTCCACTCGTAACCCCTTCCCTTGCAGCCATTCCACTAACAGGCGCATGGCGTTCCAGTCACGATGAAATTCAGGTATCCATGTGCCTCCGCAAATTGGACAGTTATTTCCGTACGGTTCGTATTCGCATTTACATCCCATCAATTCCGCTATCTTGCGGTCAATCTCTCTGCTCATTTCGATTCCCTCCGATCCCCGAACATGATTGCAAGGCCAGCAAGTGCGAGTATTGCGAGTATTGCAAGGTCAGTCCAATACATGCGCTGCAACCCCCTCTTTCACCAATGGGCTAAGATTGAACGTGCCGCCGATCACTTCCGAGCAAGCTTCGTTTGCGTTCTTTCCTACTGCCAGCGCCTCACGAATCGCCTGCATTTCTACCGCGTCTTTCAGTTGCAAAAGATGCAGGCGCAACCTCAGCTCTTTGTTCATCCCTATCAACCTTTCTTCTGGCTTAGAGCCTCTAGGATTAGGTCGTGAACGTAATCGCGAATCATTTGATGCAAGTCGGTATCTGCCGGTGTGGGGGCTTGTACTACATTTGTGGTCACTATAGTTCCGTAGTGAACACCTTTCCGAGATTCTTTGCCGATCTTCTTCGCTTCCTTGAACAAAGAGAGTTTTTTATTCCTGAGATATTTATTCCAGCGGAAGTTGCATGCTGCATACGTTCTGCCAAGTATTGTGGAGGCTTCACCAAATGCCGTTAACTGCGTGTTCCCTTCACGAAGGTTCCTCAATACCGTTGCAGCCAGCATTTCATCTTCGCGTTTTGTCCAATTATCCATGCGCTTCACGTTTCTCAATTCCTCCCATTTGTGATTATTAGTAGTGATAGATTTGAGGGTAAAAAGAAGGGGGCTGGTGTAGCCCCCATTAGAACGGCAATGCAGGGTCAAGGTTGAACGATTTGAGTTCATTTACGATCAATTCCCACTCTTTTTCATCCTGCAGCTCGGTGACTTTTTTCAACTTGCGGCCTAACACGCGCTCGGCAACCTTCTGCAAATCGTTCCAATCCATGTACTGTTCTTCGCGCAGTTTGTAGGCTTCGCGTTTAAAGCTGTATGGGACGCTGGAAGTCGGTTTGGAAGGCGGCGGGCTGCTCGGTGCATTGTTCTGCGGTGCGCTTTGTGGCGTGCTCTGAGGTGCCTTGTAGGAGTTTTGCGGCTGTGAAGCATGGTTGCCGTCATCATCTTCCCCGGTGCTGAGTGAAAGCATAGAGCAAAGGCTGTAGCGTCTTGCGTAGGTGATGCAACTCCCCACGCCCTGCGGATCATTTTTCACAGGACGCATTACAAGCGGTTCGGATTCGAGCCATTCGCCGGATTCATGGAGCAGCATCGTTTTCATGATGACGTTCTCACCGTCACCACCTGGTATTTGCAGAACCGAAAGTCCGTGCTTTTGCAGGATCGGGCGAATTTCTTCGACGATGTTATCAAGCGTTGCGTATCTGTTTTTGAAATGCGGGTTTTTCGCGTCCTTCGCGATTTGGTGGACCTCGCCGTTGAATTTGGTTAGTGCTACTGCAAGGTTAATGATGGATTCGCTTTTCTTACACATTGGTTATGCCTCCTTAATTTTGATGACCATTTCGACTTCAACCGGTTCATAATCGCCGGGCTGTTCCGGTGCGTAGCTGTGGGTATCAAGCCAGATTTGCAAATACTCGGCATCAGGGAAGCGCCAAGCGCCCCATAGCTTGCTGCTGTGATCGGCCATTCGGTCAAAGTAAAGGCCGGTTGCTTTATGCCTTAGAACGATGCATGTTCTTTTCTCCATTTGCATCTGCTCCATTTCGTGTTAAGCTTGCGGTAGTTCAATTCCTAAGCGCCTGTTCCCGCAGGCGTTTTTTTGTTACCTTTCAGGGATGTACTTGTTACATGGCGGCAGCGGTTTTCCATAGTTTTTACAAGATGCCCACTTGCACGATTCACAGCTTTTCAACCCCTTCACCCCCCCCAATCGTTTTTTGTTACCAAGCCGAGTACAAGTTGATTTCGGTTTCATCTTCGCGTTCCTCGCACTCGCCGGAGCAACCAACCTCGCCGCATACGCCGCATTCTTCCACCAGGTAAGCCGGTTCTTGACCGCATTCGCTGCAAACGTCGATTTTGTGGGCGATGCTATAAGTCGTGCCGCCCAATGGATACTCCCTTTTGATGCCTTGATCGATACTGCTATGGCAGCAGTTAGAAACGATGTTGAACTCTCTCATACAATCCCCGCCCTTTCGAACATTGTTTTAACGGTTTTAAACTGCACTGGTGGGACCGTTCTTGACTTCCATAGAACTTCACCAGTGATGCACAAAGTCAGGATTTCTAAACGGCCTTCTTTGTGAGGACGAATTGCAGAACCGAATTGCGGTAAGTGCCAAAATTTCCGGCCTTCATACTCGAATGTCTTCATGCTGTCTGTTCCTCCTTGTTGTTAAGTTGTTGCAGGATGCTTTCTGCAAAGGCGCGGAGGTGTTCTTCATTTCTGAAAAACAAGCCTTGTTCCCCGTGTTCGCCAAGATGAACAACCGTGTAAGCCGACCGAACCGAAGTTTCTATTTTCGTGTCTTCTCTCAGGTGAATGCTGATACTTGTAATCATTTCTCGTCCCTCCCCATCACTCGAATTGCCTGGTCAAGCAGGCGGTAAAGGTCCTCGTGATTTTCAAATATGAATGTGTGTAATTCGCCGTCTTTTTCATGCTCTTGCAGTTGGGATTGCATGTTGATCAGTTTTTGCAGTAGCGTCATCGTTAAGCTCCTTTCCTTACTTCCGCTTTCGGTTTGAAATCGTCGGGCGATTGTTTGATCATCGCCGGGATTAGGATTTCATTGATGGCTGCGAGTAGCTTTTCTGGGTCCAGTTTCATCCTCTGTTACCTCTCTTTGCGGGTATCATTTTTGTTCCAATCCGTTACAATGGATTCAAACGTTAAAGTTCGGTGTGTACTTTTGGCAACGGTTCGATAAAAATTTTTTCAAACTCTACGCCAAAGTAGGACATCATAAGACTGATTGCTTTCGATCCAGGGTTCCGCTTGCCGTTCAAGATTAGATGAAACATGGATTGGGAGATGCCGATCTGACGGGAAAACTCATTGATTGATGCAATGTTGCGGCGTTGCATCTCTTCCTTGATAAAATCTTTGTTGAGTACGATTTTCGCGTCTGTCATTGTGTTGTGTACTCCTTTCCTTGTTGATATTGTTTACCTAAGTCAATGACTTATGTACACATCATATACCCATGATTTACTAAAGTCAACACTTTTATTTAAATACCTTCCATATCCGTTTCCTTTCGTTAATTACATTTGTAAACTAAGTGTATGACTTTTGACATGTATGGGTGGTGGAATAGGTGAATCAAGTGGAGAACTTCGGATCGATCCTGCGGAGACTCCGTGAGCAACGCGGTTTTACATTAAACCAGTTTGCTATTTATGCAGGCGTTAGTAATGGATTAATTTCTAAAATAGAGAATGGAAAACGAGGAACACCAAAACCGGAAACAATTGAGAAGTTAGCAAAAGCATTGAAAATGGAATATTCGGAGTTAATGGTACTGGCCGGTTATTCTGATGAAAAAGAAAAAAGCAGCTCAGACGCTGCTATCGACTCGGCAAATGAATTGATTCATTATTTAGAAGTGCTGGAGCTTTCCAACGAGGAAATTGTTGAAAAGATGGACTTTCGAGTGGATAACTTACGCCTTACTCCAGAGGAAGCAATGGAATTTGTGGATTTCGTCCGCGTGAAAAGACTTATGAAAAAACAGAATGGGATTCCGCTGCCTTAGGCAAAAGCATATGTTATGCAGTTTGATCCATCGACAGGCGGTAAACATGTTGAACTGATATGGCACATTTTGCAATATTCTTTGTACTTCATTAGCACTTTGACTCTTGCGGGTGTAATTTCGCTTGCATGTTTACTTTCTAGAATTTCGATACATTCCTTGATTGAAATATCTAAAGCGAGTAATAGTTCCGGTCCGATATTGGAATCTTTTTTTTGCATTAGGTGCACATCCGTTCATCAAGGAGTAGTTTCATTTTACCGAACAAACGTTCTTATTACAATAGCGAAATGAGGCATTACTATTGGCTAAACGAAATTCCATTCAAATTTGATTGAACAACCGTTTGCATGCTTTATCATAGTCAATTGCTAAAGCAGTGTAAATGGCAACGCTTTCCTATAACTGGCTAATTCAAGGGATTTAATAAGTCTTTAGGTTAATTTCGTAAAATCGTGTAAAAGGAGATAGATATGAAGACGGCCATATACACAAGGGTTTCGACAGAAGAACAGGCCAAAGAAGGCTATAGTATAGATGCGCAGGAAAGCCGGTTGAAGGATTTCGCACGTTCCCAGGGTTGGGAAATCGCTGATATGTACGTTGATGATGGCTATAGCGCGAAGGACTTAGAGCGGCCGGAAATGAAGCGTCTTATAAAGGACATCAAGAAAGGGAAAATCGATGTCGTTTTAGTGTACAAGCTGGATCGTCTTGTTCGTTCGGTTCTCAATCTGCATGAGTTGTTGCAAATATTCGATAAGCACGATGTAAAATTTCGATCCGCTACCGAGATGTTTGATACCACTTCGGCTATGGGACGGTTCTTTATTACGCTCGTAGGCGCAATGGCCCAATGGGAGCGCGAAAACCTTGCGGAACGCGTAAAGATGGGCATGGAGCAGAAGCACCAAAATGGTGAGCGTAATGGCGGGCCTATTCCGTTTGGTTATGATCGTTCAAGTGATGGTAAATTGGTCAAAAATGAAGAAGAAGGCAAAATACTCATGCGCATTTTTGAAATGCACAAGAAAATGAGCCTTCGTTCCGTAGCTATAAAGTTGAATAACGAAGGCCATCAAAATAGAGAAGGCCGCTGGAACTATTCAACACTTCAATATATAGCGTCAAACCCTGTTTACTACGGAAAATTAAGGTGGGACGATGAAATTGTTGACGGTGATCACGAACCTTATATAACCGAGGAAGCCTTTTTAGAGCTGCAAAACATCAGAACTAGCCGGTTCGTTTCGCGTTCCAAAACTACAAATGGCTATATTTATACTGGGGTGCTGCGTTGCGGTAAGTGTGGTTCCAGGATGATTGGCACAGGATCCCGGCGGAAGAAATCATTCATAAAGTCTTATAAGTGCATGGGCAAGACGATGTACGGCACTTGTGACCTTAAAGCAATGCACGAAAGCAGGATTGACGAAGCTGTATTCAGCTTATTTTGGGACATCGAGAACTTCAAAGGTTTGTTCAAACTGCCTAAAAATAAAGGCTCAGAGGATACGGCTGACACAGCAAATCAAATCAAAAAGGAATTGGATGCAATCAAGAACAGGAAAAAGCGTCTGCACATGGCGTTCGCTAACGGCGCAATCGAATTGACAGAGATGGACGAGTACCTTAAAGAAGATAAAGAGCGTGAAGCGATATTGCGAATGCAATTAGAGGGTTTGACCGACGAAGAGACGGGAACGGTTTGGACGGAGGAAGGTTTGACCGAGCAGCTTGAAATGATAAAGGATGCATGGCCTAAAATTAAAGATGATCAAGCCAAGAGAAACTTTATCCACCGATTGTTTACCTCCATTACCGTTGAGAATGAACCTAACTCTGGGCGATACAATACACCTCCTGTTATTACGAAGATCGTCCCTAGATAAAAAGCGCGTATAGTGAACGAATAGGGGATTCGTTTCGTCAAACGCTCCGGGTTCATGCCCCGGCCGTCCAGCATGCACATGTCCGCGATCGCTTCCGGTACGTCCTCCAGCATATTGGCATGCAGCGTCGTCATGCTCCCGGCATGCCCCCTCGTGCAAGCCCGCACATAGATATTCGCATCCTCGTCCCTGATTTCGGCATGAACGATTCGCTGCGGGGACTGGCGCAGCGCCAGCTTGAACGCCTGCGTGGAGCGGTGCAAAGCATCGTCCTCATCCGCCTCGTATTCAATGACGTTCTTCTCCGGGAAGTCACGTCTAAGCATCATTTCGTGCCTGCTTTCGATCGTAACGATCCGCTCCTCGTCAGGCAGCTCGCCAATAAGCGCCTTAATGAGATTGGTCTTGCCGGAGTTCGTCGGTCCGATAACAACGAGATTGAATCTCGCCTCCAGCACGGACAAGAGAATCTGCCGAAGCCGCTCGCTGATCGTGCCGAACTCC
It includes:
- a CDS encoding ArpU family phage packaging/lysis transcriptional regulator, with amino-acid sequence MVQGELFTLPELDRKKTQAAVEAALDKYRVYKTVTFDEKEASTTAGYSDMPRSYTGTTTDQTAQIAIHNVDGPAHRRAYCERIERIVKRLHPKERLLIESRYMQSAYVMDFTVYNHVFAPPISWGTYNKLRRNAFYQLALALDIAVEKGK
- a CDS encoding type II toxin-antitoxin system PemK/MazF family toxin, with amino-acid sequence MEIKRGEIWVADLGAPNGCEQRGVRPVIILQNDVGNHFSPTVIVAALTDNRKKYMPTHVAISKAEGIEKDSVALMEQIRTIDKTLLKHKVCNVSADTMVKVNHAIRVSLGLIPVKGEGTCG
- a CDS encoding sigma-70 family RNA polymerase sigma factor; translated protein: MSELDREALILNNLKLVHKMAHKYVHRVRDNAVDYDDLYGEGCLGLVKASQMFDPTRGEAKFSTYACSYIGGYILRHIRRKGYSVPHHVVDKASQIQRLGLHEVPIAELAKRFNCSKDSIEQALHFLEVRSVSMDYELESEKEGDTFANLMPHEEDFSTAIVNDFLSHITPQQAEVVRMRVFEGMEYQEMGDRIGTTKQGAGNRLSRAREKLVKYMAAAYAEA
- a CDS encoding helix-turn-helix transcriptional regulator; protein product: MKAQGLRAIRKARRWSQGELARLVGCHKNYILDIEHGRRVPSYDLAFQLAVILDVPTYQIMGVFSGEGLPMQCLQSKKDA
- a CDS encoding MazG-like family protein → MIDVLKSKIEGWAVDRNLHTADPVKQMLKLGEEYGELCAAMARDDEDKIIDSVGDMFVVMTILCKQLGVQMEWCINGAYNEIKDRKGKMINGVFVKESDLTDADTSN
- a CDS encoding replicative DNA helicase, coding for MGPLAHEELITLFLKNPSVLSEYRRQLTPKMFDDDAPIMKAMLEIDTQGEWEWRDVVQSVGEDHKSRVRSLMQGFASVRRVEPLIAAMKQNHLDRGLKFIAKTLADDKVPAEERLNALQAHFDQLQNAHYEKGAADHEQRVEAWYEHLKSIQGKPQLAMGMLTEWRQFDALTNGIRRKDLIIIGGYTSHGKTAFETELALRLTKRGHRGAVFSLEMSNEQFITRMASNLAQIDQDNFRTGTLTDYQMGVIKEKMDAIKSIYIDDNRGVDAEYIANEVRRLKRERNIEYVMVDYVQDVAEKAEANDNTGSAIGRICRKLRKMAQKYDVAVILLSQVRRETMQGGYKLPSPFDLAGSTGIETSADMIIMIGREEQYDPDTERKNIMDVNIAKNRNGRCGKFELRAQMARNMIYNP
- a CDS encoding phage replisome organizer N-terminal domain-containing protein encodes the protein MADIKWIKVAADMFEDNKIEFIRSLPDGDAIIVTWLQMLLIAGQSNAGGYLMVTDGIPYTEQLLSNKLRRQPVFLQFALDTLTKLKMVNIEDGPFHITNWDKHQNVDGMEKIRLDTAKRVAKHREKKRLEISGGAPCQYCGGIATGFDHIIPTARGGLDVDDNKVPCCIDCNRKKNDHHLINFLNRELDMVDHALIRNNPKLSRYVTLCNVTNRYKVTQCNATELEVEKDKEIKRLYMDNVAMTATQHDKLFDLMGEETAYDYMERYNVWITTRPPAERKRRCAYASIRKWYTDDQKKKPTKPSAPETATVEIDAEREELLNRAYGAVST
- a CDS encoding ERF family protein, which produces MCKKSESIINLAVALTKFNGEVHQIAKDAKNPHFKNRYATLDNIVEEIRPILQKHGLSVLQIPGGDGENVIMKTMLLHESGEWLESEPLVMRPVKNDPQGVGSCITYARRYSLCSMLSLSTGEDDDGNHASQPQNSYKAPQSTPQSAPQNNAPSSPPPSKPTSSVPYSFKREAYKLREEQYMDWNDLQKVAERVLGRKLKKVTELQDEKEWELIVNELKSFNLDPALPF
- a CDS encoding helix-turn-helix domain-containing protein — encoded protein: MTDAKIVLNKDFIKEEMQRRNIASINEFSRQIGISQSMFHLILNGKRNPGSKAISLMMSYFGVEFEKIFIEPLPKVHTEL